The following coding sequences lie in one Lolium perenne isolate Kyuss_39 chromosome 2, Kyuss_2.0, whole genome shotgun sequence genomic window:
- the LOC127333108 gene encoding NADPH--cytochrome P450 reductase 1-like: MHYVHFMLLWINQKFFQLCSGCSRLYLANWYTPPRKVNDEWDLACVGTASRGSEAARSRRLSPLVFLDEYAQWIVASQRSLIEVMAAFPSAKTPLGIGSILCSGCSSSTATILLHIIISKVEAFNDKLQELLHKC; this comes from the exons ATGCATTATGTTCACTTCATGTTGCTCTGGATAAATCAAAAGTTTTTTcagctttgttcaggttgcagCAGGCTGTACTTGGCAAACTGGTATACCCCTCCCCGCAAG GTCAATGACGAATGGGACCTAGCGTGTGTAGGGACGGCGAGCAGAGGCAGCGAGGCCGCTCGTTCACGTCGCCTTTCTCCGCTGGTTTTCCTG GATGAGTATGCTCAATGGATTGTAGCTAGCCAGCGGAGCCTTATTGAAGTTATGGCCGCATTTCCTTCAGCTAAGACTCCTTTGGGAATTGGGAGTATTCTTTGCAGCGGTTGCTCCTCGTCTACAGCCACGATTCTACTCCATATCATCATCTCCAAA GTTGAGGCCTTCAACGATAAGTTGCAAGAGCTTCTCCATAAATGCTAA